A window of the Henckelia pumila isolate YLH828 chromosome 3, ASM3356847v2, whole genome shotgun sequence genome harbors these coding sequences:
- the LOC140891444 gene encoding methyl-CpG-binding domain-containing protein 2 — METETEPRSLKLTIKLKRKNDIINPSASDDNLKNVDGELNASNCSIHPAPNGGDISPAKIENSGTVDKEIPSSDNSHLQLVLYDPAVVGAGEVETVPDPISCTPLPFRRPHPFSSQTPKPSIGAFTVQCADCFKWRLIPTKEKYEEIREHIMEQPFICETARDWRAEISCDVPPDITQDGSRLWAIDKPSIAQPPPGWQRLLRIRGEGSTRFADVYYVAPSGKRLRSMVEVQRYLNEHPKCEEEGVRLSQFSFQIPKPLQENYVRKRPARPAPPNGGGDPSMPGSLNPLEVKAIEWRKPDADTELHPSGPMLSTPSFEAPGLNPEIQPSKKKKNLTTNFEASGMNPEIQPSKKKKKPKRRGSGCLVVYNKNRINMDETHRPQPGCP, encoded by the exons ATGGAGACTGAGACAGAGCCGCGTTCATTGAAACTCACCATTAAGTTGAAGAGGAAGAATGATATTATCAATCCTTCGGCAAGTGATGATAACCTGAAAAATGTGGATGGAGAACTGAATGCCTCAAATTGTTCTATTCATCCTGCTCCGAATGGAGGAGATATTAGTCCTGCCAAAATAGAAAATAGTGGGACAGTAGATAAAGAAATTCCATCTTCTGATAATTCTCATTTGCAGTTGGTGCTTTATGATCCTGCTGTTGTTGGTGCGGGTGAAGTTGAAACTGTTCCAGACCCCATTAGTTGTACACCTCTACCTTTCCGTAGGCCGCATCCCTTTTCTAGTCAAACACCAAAGCCATCTATAGGAGCATTCACTGTTCAATGCGCCGACTGTTTTAAATGGAGACTCATTCCGACAAAGGAAAAGTATGAAGAAATACGAGAACACATAATGGAACAACCCTTTATCTGTGAAACTGCTCGAGATTGGCGGGCTGAGATATCATGTGATGTTCCTCCTGATATTACACAAGATGGCAGTAGGCTTTGGGCGATCGACAAACCGAGCATTGCTCAACCCCCTCCTGGGTGGCAACGGCTTTTGAGAATCAGAGGCGAAGGAAGCACTAGGTTTGCAGATGT ATATTATGTTGCACCATCTGGCAAGAGACTACGGTCTATGGTGGAAGTTCAGAG GTATCTTAATGAGCATCCCAAGTGCGAAGAAGAAGGGGTTCGGTTGTCACAGTTTTCATTTCAAATTCCAAAACCTTTGCAAGAGAACTATGTGAGAAAGCGACCTGCTCGTCCTGCACCTCCAAATGGTGGTGGTGATCCTAGCATGCCTGGATCTCTCAATCCCTTGGAAG TTAAGGCCATAGAATGGAGAAAACCTGATGCTGACACAGAATTGCATCCAAGTGGGCCAATGCTTTCGACGCCCAGTTTTGAGGCTCCTGGTTTGAACCCGGAAATTCAACCatcaaaaaagaagaagaatttgACAACCAATTTTGAGGCTTCTGGTATGAACCCTGAAATTCAACcatcaaaaaagaaaaagaaacctAAACGAAGGGGCAGTGGTTGTTTAGTTGTTTATAATAAAAACAGGATCAACATGGATGAGACACATAGGCCTCAGCCTGGTTGCCCATAA